From one Nonomuraea polychroma genomic stretch:
- a CDS encoding Clp protease N-terminal domain-containing protein has translation MFEEFAEDTRAVIDSALVEVGQRGDQRLGTEHLLLGLLHVPVSPWARALGVSLATARRTLDEIDRSALAVIQIDISRVRLGGTPPPATKGIPWTYAARGVIKHAAEEMVHRRGRSLEPKHILLGILESRRPDLASAVLDQLAVDRTAVRNRLR, from the coding sequence ATGTTCGAAGAGTTTGCCGAGGACACGCGCGCGGTGATCGACTCGGCGCTGGTGGAGGTGGGGCAGCGTGGTGATCAACGCCTCGGCACCGAACACCTGCTCCTCGGCCTGCTGCACGTCCCCGTCTCGCCCTGGGCGCGTGCCCTGGGGGTCTCCCTCGCCACGGCCCGCAGGACTCTGGACGAGATCGACCGCTCGGCGCTGGCGGTCATCCAGATCGACATCAGCAGGGTCCGGCTGGGCGGCACGCCGCCGCCCGCGACCAAGGGAATCCCGTGGACCTACGCCGCTCGCGGGGTCATCAAGCACGCCGCCGAGGAGATGGTGCACAGGCGCGGCCGGTCTCTGGAGCCGAAGCACATCCTGCTCGGCATCCTGGAGAGCAGGCGTCCCGACCTGGCCTCGGCCGTGCTGGACCAGCTCGCGGTCGATCGCACCGCAGTGCGCAACCGCCTGCGCTGA